Proteins encoded by one window of Cloeon dipterum chromosome 4, ieCloDipt1.1, whole genome shotgun sequence:
- the LOC135942473 gene encoding juvenile hormone esterase-like, giving the protein MKMSRRDVVCVIGAALLFAVHALAREPPKVSLDDLGTLIGKESLTRGNRTIHSFQGIPFAEPPSGVNRFKAPIPKIWSGKLVATSPGRPCIQPDDEYHPVAGDVDPEDCLTLNVYTPDLTHNGSLPVAIYYHGGGFRVGSESSFRPDFLLDRDVVLVVPQYRLGPFGFLSMQNEMIPGNAGLLDTLEALKWVNRHISKFGGNKNKVTVFGQSAGASISNYLMLSPLAKGLLHGVIMNSGSAIADWAHDSEPVREARLIASFAGCQGGDQTVSECLLNLTPEDLLQAFVKMFHKGLTPFPVISRPDEPAATNFMPENPADLARKRAFNNVPLLAGATRHDFLFAANKFHNKLKSTGMINNETFIRESLVDEIIKTQELNDPVGIINDMIEHRYFSYLTPKKRGNAREILPGFLDFVNTIAMKAPALQMAKLNSEADNYLYTFDYQGRYHSPTKGIDDVKGILTNGAIHTDDMIYLAPRVKEPFNDEEIAVSNTMVDLWANFIISGNPNEPKKLSIPYWPHYNSTDKYYYEINTVPKAKQDFTNEFTAAIQDHLRNSAARFPSSSSDLSIILLAILSIFYLE; this is encoded by the exons atgaaaatgtcaaGACGTGACGTCGTCTGTGTCATTGGCGCCGCTCTTCTTTTCGCAGTCCATGCGCTCGCAAGGGAACCACCAAAGGTCAGTCTCGATGATTTGGGCACTTTGATCGGCAAGGAAAGCCTAACTCGAGGCAACAGAACGATTCACAGCTTTCAAGGCATTCCATTTGCGGAGCCTCCGTCTGGAGTTAACAGATTTAAG GCTccaattccaaaaatatgGAGTGGCAAACTTGTTGCAACAAGTCCAGGAAGACCGTGCATCCAACCAGATGATGAGTACCACCCAGTTGCTGGAGACGTTGATCCTGAAGACTGTCTCACCCTAAACGTTTACACGCCTGAT CTCACTCACAATGGATCACTACCGGTTGCAATTTATTACCATGGAGGTGGATTCAGGGTTGGTTCCGAAAGCAGTTTCAGACCTGACTTCCTCTTGGACAGAGATGTCGTTCTCGTTGTACCACAATATAGATTAGGCCCTTTTG GATTCCTTTCgatgcaaaatgaaatgattccTGGTAATGCCGGCCTCTTGGACACTTTGGAGGCTTTGAAGTGGGTTAACCGGCACATTTCTAAATTTGGCGGGAACAAAAACAAGGTGACGGTTTTCGGCCAAAGTGCAGGCGCATccatatcaaattatttaatgcttAGTCCCTTGGCCAAAG GCTTGTTGCACGGTGTGATCATGAACAGCGGATCCGCCATCGCAGATTGGGCGCACGACAGTGAGCCTGTGCGCGAGGCCAGACTAATTGCGTCTTTCGCTGGTTGCCAGGGAGGTGACCAAACAGTTTCCgagtgtttattaaatttaacacctGAGGACCTATTGCAAGCGTTCGTGAAAATGTTTCATAAAGGATTGACTCCTTTTCCTGTCATCTCCAGGCCAGACGAGCCAGCAGCGACAAATTTCATGCCGGAGAACCCTGCTGACCTGGCCAGGAAGAGAGCGTTCAATAATGTACCACTCTTAGCTGGCGCCACCAGACACGATTTCTTGTTTGCTGCCAACA aatttcacaataaattgaaatcgaCTGGAATGATCAACAATGAAACCTTCATACGAGAAAGCCTCGttgatgaaattataaaaacgcAAG AGCTAAACGACCCTGTTGGAATCATCAATGACATGATTGAGCACAGATATTTCAGTTACCTGACTCCAAAGAAGAGAGGAAACGCTAGAGAAATTCTCCCCGGATTTTTAGAc TTCGTGAACACCATCGCCATGAAAGCTCCAGCGCTCCAAATGGCCAAACTGAATTCCGAAGCGGATAATTACCTCTACACCTTTGACTACCAAGGGCGCTACCATTCGCCAACGAAAGGCATCGACGACGTGAAgggaattttaacaaatg gtgCCATCCACACTGATGATATGATTTACTTAGCCCCAAGAGTAAAAGAGCCGTTCAATGACGAGGAAATCGCTGTTTCAAATACGATGGTGGATCTGTGGgcgaattttattatttccggAAATCCAAACGAGCCGAAAAAGTTATCGATTCCTTATTGGCCTCATTATAACTCGACGGACAAGTATTACTACGAGATCAACACTGTTCCAAAAGCAAAGCAAGATTTTACTAACGAGTTCACTGCAGCCATCCAGGACCACTTACGGAACTCGGCTGCACGGTTTcctagcagcagcagcgatcTGAGTATCATTTTACTGGCGATTTTGtcgattttttatcttgaataa